A stretch of the Streptomyces sp. NBC_01428 genome encodes the following:
- a CDS encoding MFS transporter codes for MSGSSPRPSYAALFRIPHARRTFAAALTGRLSYGLVSLAMMLSTTRATGSYAVAGTVMALFGAAGVFLSPARAALIDRHGARRALIPMASLYAGLLTAFAATAWRPGAPALVIGALAVAAGTCTPPLGPTMRTVWSRLVPDERLLQRAYSLDGVLEEVLFVSGPLLVGAVVQWAPPAAAVVLSALLVWAGTLAFVLSPAVAGVRPAKAGAGRDERRWRGGRALAQPVVVALGVGLSLGAVDLLVLAFAEQHHHGADTVAWVLAALSLGSALGGLLNGAVDWRLSPGARLPLTAGGLGLALLAAAFAPDLGTLTVAVACAGFFVAPALTTSYLIADAAAPPGFRTQAGAWVNTAVNAGSSGGAAGVGLLVGQVSLGWCFAISGAVSLTAALVSLRAAPTTAPAAPAVRPTSRTSAAGGEATPEDAEPSRL; via the coding sequence ATGTCCGGGTCATCCCCGCGGCCTTCGTACGCCGCGCTCTTCCGCATCCCGCACGCCCGCCGCACCTTCGCCGCCGCCCTGACCGGTCGTCTCTCGTACGGTCTCGTCTCGCTGGCCATGATGCTCAGCACCACCCGCGCCACGGGCTCGTACGCCGTGGCCGGCACCGTCATGGCCCTGTTCGGCGCGGCCGGCGTGTTCCTCTCGCCCGCCCGGGCGGCCCTCATCGACCGGCACGGCGCCCGCCGCGCCCTGATCCCCATGGCCTCGCTGTACGCGGGCCTGCTCACCGCCTTCGCGGCGACCGCGTGGCGACCCGGCGCACCGGCTCTCGTCATCGGCGCGCTGGCCGTCGCCGCGGGTACCTGCACCCCGCCCCTCGGCCCCACGATGCGCACGGTGTGGAGCCGACTCGTCCCCGACGAGAGGCTGTTGCAGCGCGCGTACAGCCTCGACGGCGTCCTGGAGGAGGTCCTCTTCGTCTCCGGGCCGCTGCTCGTCGGCGCGGTCGTCCAGTGGGCGCCGCCCGCCGCCGCCGTCGTGCTGAGCGCCCTGCTGGTCTGGGCGGGAACCCTGGCGTTCGTGCTGTCCCCGGCCGTCGCGGGGGTCCGTCCGGCCAAGGCCGGGGCGGGCCGCGACGAACGCCGATGGCGGGGCGGCCGGGCCCTGGCCCAGCCCGTCGTCGTCGCGCTCGGTGTCGGCCTGTCCCTCGGCGCCGTCGACCTCCTGGTCCTGGCGTTCGCCGAACAACACCACCACGGGGCCGACACGGTGGCGTGGGTGCTCGCCGCCCTGTCGCTGGGCAGCGCCCTCGGCGGGCTGCTCAACGGCGCCGTCGACTGGCGGCTGTCGCCGGGTGCTCGACTGCCCCTGACGGCCGGCGGCCTGGGCCTCGCCCTGCTCGCCGCCGCGTTCGCTCCGGACCTCGGCACCCTGACCGTGGCCGTCGCCTGCGCGGGCTTCTTCGTCGCCCCGGCCCTCACCACGTCCTATCTGATCGCGGACGCAGCCGCCCCACCGGGCTTCCGTACCCAGGCGGGCGCCTGGGTCAACACCGCGGTGAACGCGGGGAGTTCGGGCGGCGCGGCCGGGGTGGGCCTGCTGGTGGGCCAGGTGTCCCTGGGCTGGTGCTTCGCGATCTCGGGGGCGGTGTCCCTGACGGCGGCGCTCGTCTCACTGCGCGCGGCACCTACGACAGCACCCGCGGCACCCGCGGTACGCCCGACATCCAGGACGTCGGCGGCCGGGGGAGAGGCCACCCCGGAGGACGCCGAACCAAGCCGCCTCTGA
- a CDS encoding cellulose-binding protein: protein MSDTSPYGFELVRRGYDRAQVDERISKLVSDRDSALARITALEKRIEELHLETQNAQAQVSDAEPSYAGLGARVEKILRLAEEEAKDLREEARRASEQHRELAESAAQQVRNDAESFAADRKSKAEDEGVRIVEKAKSEASQLRGEAQKDAQSKREEADALFEETRAKAAQAAADFETNLAKRREQSERDLASRQAKAEKRLAEIEHRAEQLRLEAEKLRTDAERRARQTVETAQRQAEDIVADANAKADRIRSESERELAALTNRRDSINAQLTNVREMLATLTGAAVAAASTPAEDEPISRGVPAQQSR from the coding sequence ATGAGCGACACTTCCCCCTACGGCTTCGAGCTTGTGCGGCGTGGGTACGACCGCGCTCAGGTGGACGAACGCATTTCGAAGCTCGTCTCCGACCGTGACAGCGCTCTGGCCCGTATCACCGCCCTTGAAAAGCGCATCGAGGAGCTCCACCTCGAGACGCAGAACGCCCAGGCCCAGGTCAGCGACGCCGAGCCGTCGTACGCCGGTCTCGGCGCGCGTGTCGAGAAGATCCTCCGCCTCGCCGAGGAGGAGGCCAAGGACCTGCGCGAGGAGGCCCGTCGCGCGTCCGAGCAGCACCGCGAGCTCGCCGAGTCGGCAGCTCAGCAGGTGCGCAACGACGCAGAATCGTTCGCTGCGGACCGCAAGTCCAAGGCGGAGGACGAGGGCGTCCGGATCGTCGAGAAGGCCAAGAGCGAGGCCTCGCAGCTGCGTGGCGAGGCGCAGAAGGACGCTCAGTCGAAGCGGGAGGAGGCGGACGCCCTCTTCGAGGAGACCCGCGCCAAGGCCGCCCAGGCCGCCGCGGACTTCGAGACGAACCTCGCCAAGCGCCGTGAGCAGTCGGAGCGTGACCTGGCGTCGCGTCAGGCCAAGGCCGAGAAGCGTCTCGCGGAGATCGAGCACCGCGCGGAGCAGCTCCGCCTGGAGGCCGAGAAGCTGCGTACGGACGCCGAGCGCCGCGCCCGTCAGACGGTGGAGACGGCCCAGCGTCAGGCCGAGGACATCGTCGCCGACGCGAACGCGAAGGCCGACCGCATCCGTTCGGAGTCCGAGCGCGAGCTGGCCGCCCTGACCAACCGCCGCGACTCGATCAACGCGCAGCTCACGAACGTCCGCGAGATGCTCGCGACGCTCACGGGCGCCGCGGTGGCCGCCGCGAGCACGCCGGCCGAGGACGAGCCGATCTCGCGTGGGGTTCCGGCGCAGCAGTCCCGGTAA
- the scy gene encoding polarized growth protein Scy, with translation MRGYERQEREPAADVDHLSRFEAEMERLKTEREKAVQHAEDLGYQVEVLRAKLHEARRSLATRPAYDGADIGYQAEQLLRNAQMQADQLRTDAEREISQARAQTQRILQEHAEQAARLQAELHQEAVTRRQQLDQELAERRQTVESHVNENVAWAEQLRARSESQARRLLEESRAEAEQALAAARAEAERVASEARQRLTTDAEAARTEAEALLRRARTDAERLLNAASTQAQEATDHAEQLRSSTASESDNARRQATELSRAAEQRMSSAETRLREAQSEADKVLSEAKEAAAKTLSAAESANEQRTRTAKEQVARLVSEATKEAESTKAEAEQLVEDARTKAETIVAEAEESARSLTAEETASQLAKAARTAEDVLNKASEEAKRTTKAASEEAERIRTEAETEADRLRAEAHDIAEELKGTAKDDTKEYRAKTVELQEEARRLRGDAEQLRSDAVAEGERIRAEARREAVQQIEEAARTAEELLAKAKADADELRQAATADSEKVRTEAIERATGLRRQAEETLERTRAEAERHRADAVEQAETITADAERAAERQREETERAIEARQAEAAEGLARLHTEAEERLTAAEQALTDARAEAERIRREAVEETERLRSEAAERIRTLQAQAEAEAERLRDEAAADASASRAEGETVAVRLRSEAAAEAERLKSEAQESADRVRTEAQAAAERLAAEGAETLAAAQEEAARRRREAEETLGSARQEADQERERAREQSEELLASARKRVEEAQTEAVRLVEEADRRANEMVSSAEQTAQQVRDAVAGLHEQAQEEITGLRSAAEHVAERTRTEAQEEADRVRADAYAERERASEDASRLRREAAEETGAASALAERTVAEAIAEAERLRSDASEHAQRVRTEASDAIANAEQDASRTRADAREDANRIRSDAATQADTLITEAASEAERLQTETAAEAERVRTESVTKAERLIEDATGDAERLRAEAAETVGSAQQHAERVRSEAERVRARAAEEAERVTSSAREEAERTLDEARQEANKRRSEAAEQVDTLISETASEADKLLAEAQQSAQKTTADAESQADTMVGVARGEAERLVSEATVEGNTLVERSRTDADELLVGARRDATAIRERAEELRDRITSEIEELHERARRESAEAMKNAGDRCDALIKAAEDQLAESEAKAKDLVSEANSEASKVRIAAVRKAEGLLKEAEQKKTSVIAEAEKIRSEAIQEAKAAVEEGKRDLEVLVRRREDINAEISRVQDVLEALESFEAPGGKDGGVKAGATVGAPRSGGKSSES, from the coding sequence GTGCGGGGCTACGAACGCCAGGAGCGAGAGCCGGCGGCTGACGTCGACCACCTCTCTCGGTTCGAGGCCGAGATGGAACGGCTGAAGACCGAGCGGGAGAAGGCCGTCCAGCACGCCGAGGATCTCGGCTATCAGGTCGAGGTGCTGCGCGCCAAGCTGCACGAGGCGCGCCGCAGTCTGGCGACCCGTCCTGCCTACGACGGGGCGGACATCGGCTATCAGGCCGAACAGCTGCTCCGTAACGCCCAGATGCAGGCCGACCAGCTGCGGACGGACGCCGAGCGGGAGATCAGCCAGGCCCGCGCGCAGACGCAGCGCATCCTCCAGGAGCACGCCGAGCAGGCCGCCCGGCTCCAGGCCGAGTTGCACCAGGAGGCGGTCACCCGCCGCCAGCAGCTCGACCAGGAACTCGCCGAGCGCCGCCAGACCGTCGAGTCGCACGTCAACGAGAACGTCGCGTGGGCCGAGCAGTTGCGGGCCCGTTCCGAGTCGCAGGCCCGCCGGCTCCTGGAGGAGTCGCGCGCGGAGGCCGAGCAGGCGCTGGCCGCCGCCCGCGCCGAGGCCGAGCGCGTCGCCTCGGAGGCCCGTCAGCGACTCACGACCGACGCCGAGGCCGCCCGCACCGAGGCGGAGGCGCTGCTGCGCCGGGCCCGTACGGACGCCGAGCGGCTGCTGAACGCGGCGTCGACGCAGGCGCAGGAGGCCACCGACCACGCCGAGCAGCTGCGCAGCTCCACGGCGAGCGAGTCGGACAACGCCCGCAGGCAGGCCACCGAGCTGAGCCGGGCCGCCGAGCAGCGGATGAGCTCCGCCGAGACGCGGCTTCGCGAGGCGCAGTCCGAGGCGGACAAGGTGCTGTCCGAGGCCAAGGAGGCGGCCGCCAAGACGCTGTCCGCCGCCGAGTCGGCCAACGAGCAGCGCACACGGACGGCGAAGGAACAGGTCGCCCGGCTGGTCAGCGAGGCGACGAAGGAGGCCGAGTCCACCAAGGCGGAGGCCGAGCAGCTCGTCGAGGACGCGCGGACGAAGGCCGAGACGATCGTCGCGGAGGCCGAGGAGAGCGCGCGCAGCCTCACGGCCGAGGAGACCGCCTCGCAGCTCGCGAAGGCCGCCCGGACCGCCGAGGACGTCCTGAACAAGGCGTCCGAGGAGGCCAAGCGGACGACGAAGGCGGCGTCCGAGGAGGCCGAGCGGATCCGCACGGAGGCGGAGACCGAGGCCGACCGGCTGCGGGCCGAGGCGCACGACATCGCCGAGGAGCTCAAGGGCACGGCGAAGGACGACACCAAGGAGTACCGCGCCAAGACGGTCGAACTGCAGGAGGAGGCGCGGCGGCTGCGCGGTGACGCCGAGCAGCTGCGGTCCGACGCGGTCGCCGAGGGCGAGCGCATCCGTGCGGAGGCCCGGCGCGAGGCCGTCCAGCAGATCGAGGAGGCGGCGCGGACCGCCGAGGAGCTGCTCGCCAAGGCGAAGGCCGACGCGGACGAGCTGCGGCAGGCCGCCACGGCGGACAGCGAGAAGGTCCGTACCGAGGCGATCGAGCGGGCGACCGGGCTGCGCCGGCAGGCCGAGGAGACGCTGGAGCGGACCCGCGCGGAGGCCGAGCGGCACCGTGCGGACGCCGTCGAGCAGGCCGAGACGATCACCGCGGACGCGGAGCGGGCCGCCGAGCGGCAGCGTGAGGAGACGGAGCGGGCCATAGAGGCCCGCCAGGCCGAGGCCGCCGAGGGTCTCGCGCGGCTGCACACGGAGGCCGAGGAACGGCTGACGGCCGCCGAGCAGGCGCTGACGGACGCGCGTGCCGAGGCCGAGCGGATCCGCCGGGAGGCGGTCGAGGAGACGGAGCGGCTGCGGTCGGAGGCCGCGGAGCGGATCCGGACCCTCCAGGCGCAGGCCGAGGCGGAGGCCGAGCGGCTGCGCGACGAGGCGGCGGCGGACGCGTCGGCGTCCCGTGCCGAGGGCGAGACCGTCGCCGTGCGGCTGCGGTCCGAGGCGGCCGCGGAGGCCGAGCGGCTGAAGTCGGAGGCGCAGGAGAGCGCGGACCGGGTACGGACCGAGGCGCAGGCCGCGGCCGAGCGACTGGCCGCCGAGGGTGCCGAGACGCTGGCCGCCGCGCAGGAGGAGGCCGCACGGCGGCGCCGCGAGGCCGAGGAGACCCTCGGTTCGGCGCGCCAGGAGGCCGACCAGGAGCGCGAGCGGGCCCGCGAGCAGAGCGAGGAACTGCTCGCCTCGGCGCGCAAGCGCGTCGAGGAGGCCCAGACCGAGGCCGTACGGCTGGTCGAGGAGGCCGACCGGCGGGCGAACGAGATGGTCTCCAGCGCCGAGCAGACCGCGCAGCAGGTGCGGGACGCGGTGGCGGGGCTGCACGAGCAGGCCCAGGAGGAGATCACCGGGCTGCGGTCGGCCGCGGAGCACGTGGCGGAGCGCACGCGCACGGAGGCGCAGGAGGAGGCGGACCGGGTCCGCGCCGACGCGTACGCCGAGCGGGAGCGGGCTTCGGAGGACGCGTCGCGGCTGCGGCGGGAGGCCGCCGAGGAGACGGGGGCGGCCAGCGCGCTCGCGGAGCGCACGGTGGCCGAGGCGATCGCCGAGGCGGAGCGGCTGCGGTCGGACGCCTCGGAGCACGCGCAGCGGGTGCGGACGGAGGCGTCCGACGCCATCGCCAACGCGGAGCAGGACGCCTCGCGGACGCGTGCGGACGCCCGGGAGGACGCGAACCGGATCCGTTCGGACGCGGCGACGCAGGCGGACACCCTCATCACCGAGGCGGCGTCGGAGGCCGAGCGGCTGCAGACGGAGACCGCGGCGGAGGCCGAGCGGGTCCGCACCGAGTCGGTCACCAAGGCGGAGCGGCTCATCGAGGACGCGACCGGTGACGCGGAGCGGCTGCGTGCGGAGGCCGCGGAGACGGTCGGTTCCGCGCAGCAGCACGCCGAGCGGGTGCGGTCGGAGGCGGAGCGGGTCAGGGCGCGGGCGGCGGAGGAGGCCGAGCGGGTCACGTCGTCGGCGCGCGAGGAGGCCGAGCGGACCCTCGACGAGGCCCGGCAGGAGGCCAACAAGCGGCGCTCCGAGGCCGCCGAGCAGGTCGACACGCTCATCTCCGAGACGGCGTCCGAGGCGGACAAGTTGCTCGCGGAGGCCCAGCAGAGCGCGCAGAAGACGACGGCGGACGCCGAGTCGCAGGCCGACACGATGGTCGGTGTGGCGCGGGGCGAGGCCGAGCGGCTCGTCTCGGAGGCGACCGTCGAGGGCAACACCCTGGTGGAGCGGTCGCGGACGGACGCGGACGAGCTGCTGGTCGGCGCGCGCCGGGACGCCACCGCGATCCGGGAGCGGGCGGAGGAGCTGCGCGACCGCATCACCTCGGAGATCGAGGAGCTGCACGAGCGGGCCCGCCGTGAGTCGGCCGAGGCGATGAAGAACGCGGGCGACCGGTGCGACGCGCTCATCAAGGCCGCCGAGGACCAGCTCGCGGAGTCGGAGGCGAAGGCCAAGGACCTGGTGTCCGAGGCCAACTCCGAGGCCAGCAAGGTGCGGATCGCGGCGGTGCGGAAGGCGGAGGGTCTCCTGAAGGAGGCCGAGCAGAAGAAGACGTCCGTCATCGCCGAGGCCGAGAAGATCAGGTCCGAGGCCATCCAGGAGGCCAAGGCGGCCGTCGAGGAGGGCAAGCGGGACCTGGAGGTGCTGGTGCGCCGGCGGGAGGACATCAACGCGGAGATCTCCCGTGTCCAGGACGTCCTGGAGGCGTTGGAGTCCTTCGAGGCACCGGGCGGCAAGGACGGTGGCGTCAAGGCGGGTGCGACGGTGGGTGCGCCCCGATCGGGTGGCAAGTCGTCGGAGAGCTAG
- the meaB gene encoding methylmalonyl Co-A mutase-associated GTPase MeaB: MQDVSSLVSQAREGRPRAVARLISLVEGAAPQLREVMAALAPLTGNAYVVGLTGSPGVGKSTSTSALVTAYRRQGKRVGVLAVDPSSPFSGGALLGDRVRMSDHSSDPGVYIRSMATRGHLGGLAWSAPQAIRVLDAAGCDVILVETVGVGQSEVEIARQADTSVVLLAPGMGDGIQAAKAGILEIGDVYVVNKADRDGADATARELNHMLGLGESRGPGAWRPPIVKTVAARSEGIDEVVEALEKHRAWMEEHGVLAERRLARASQEVETIAVTTLRRRIGDLHGDRRLSALAERIVAGELDPYRAADTLVEGLTES, translated from the coding sequence ATGCAGGACGTCTCCTCGCTGGTGTCCCAGGCCAGAGAAGGGCGACCGCGGGCGGTGGCCCGGCTGATCTCCCTGGTGGAGGGCGCGGCACCGCAGCTCCGTGAGGTCATGGCGGCCCTGGCCCCGCTCACCGGCAACGCCTACGTGGTGGGGCTCACCGGATCGCCCGGCGTCGGCAAGTCCACGTCGACGTCGGCGCTGGTGACCGCCTACCGGCGGCAGGGCAAGCGGGTCGGTGTGCTCGCCGTCGACCCGTCCTCGCCGTTCTCCGGCGGCGCGCTCCTCGGCGACCGCGTCCGCATGTCCGACCACTCCTCCGACCCGGGCGTCTACATCCGCTCCATGGCCACCCGCGGCCACCTCGGCGGACTCGCCTGGTCGGCCCCGCAGGCGATCCGGGTCCTCGACGCGGCGGGCTGCGACGTGATCCTCGTGGAGACCGTCGGCGTCGGTCAGTCGGAGGTCGAGATCGCCCGTCAGGCCGACACCTCGGTCGTCCTGCTGGCCCCCGGCATGGGCGACGGCATCCAGGCCGCCAAGGCCGGAATCCTGGAGATCGGCGACGTCTACGTCGTCAACAAGGCCGACCGTGACGGCGCCGACGCCACCGCACGCGAGCTGAACCACATGCTCGGCCTCGGTGAGTCCCGCGGCCCGGGTGCCTGGCGCCCCCCGATCGTCAAGACGGTCGCCGCCCGCTCGGAGGGCATCGACGAGGTGGTCGAGGCCCTGGAGAAGCACCGGGCGTGGATGGAGGAGCACGGGGTCCTCGCCGAACGCCGGCTCGCCCGGGCGTCCCAGGAGGTCGAGACGATCGCCGTCACGACCCTGCGCCGGCGCATCGGCGACCTGCACGGAGACCGCCGCCTCAGCGCCCTCGCCGAACGCATCGTCGCCGGTGAACTGGACCCCTACCGCGCGGCGGACACCCTCGTCGAGGGCCTCACGGAGAGCTGA
- the mce gene encoding methylmalonyl-CoA epimerase, with translation MLTRIDHIGIACFDLDTTVEFYRATYGFEVFHTEVNEEQGVREAMLKINETSDGGASYLQLLEPTREDSAVGKWLAKNGEGVHHIAFGTADVDGDAADIRNKGVRVLYDEPRTGSMGSRITFLHPKDCHGVLTELVTSATVESPEH, from the coding sequence ATGCTGACGCGAATCGACCACATCGGGATCGCCTGTTTCGACCTCGACACGACTGTCGAGTTCTACCGTGCGACGTACGGCTTCGAGGTGTTCCACACCGAGGTCAACGAGGAGCAGGGCGTCCGGGAGGCCATGCTCAAGATCAACGAGACGTCCGACGGGGGTGCCTCCTACCTCCAGTTGCTGGAACCGACCCGGGAGGATTCGGCCGTCGGGAAGTGGCTGGCGAAGAACGGCGAGGGCGTGCACCACATCGCCTTCGGCACCGCGGATGTCGACGGCGACGCCGCCGATATCCGGAACAAGGGCGTCCGAGTGCTGTACGACGAGCCCCGGACCGGATCGATGGGGTCCCGGATCACCTTCCTCCACCCCAAGGATTGTCATGGAGTCCTGACAGAACTGGTCACTTCGGCGACGGTTGAGTCACCTGAGCACTGA
- a CDS encoding acetyl-CoA C-acetyltransferase: MSGTNSTTSVIVAGARTPMGRLLGSLKSFSGADLGGFAIKAALDRAGIGGDQVQYVIMGQVLQAGAGQIPARQAAVKAGIPMSVPALTINKVCLSGLDAIALADQLIRAGEFDVVVAGGQESMTNAPHLLPKSREGYKYGAVEMLDAMAYDGLTDAFENIAMGESTEKHNTRLGIQRPEQDEIAALSHQRAAAAQKNGIFEAEITPVEIPQRKGEPVVFSKDEGIRAETTAESLGRLRPAFTKDGTITAGSASQISDGAAAVVVMSKAKALELGLEWIAEIGAHGNVAGPDNSLQSQPSNAILHALKKEGLEAGDLDLIEINEAFAAVAVQSMKDLGVTTDKVNVNGGAIALGHPIGMSGARLVLHLALELKRRGGGVGAAALCGGGGQGDALIVRVAKA; this comes from the coding sequence ATGTCTGGAACGAACAGCACGACCTCCGTGATCGTCGCGGGCGCCCGGACGCCCATGGGACGGTTGCTGGGCTCGCTGAAGTCCTTCTCCGGGGCCGACCTCGGAGGATTCGCGATCAAGGCCGCCCTCGACCGTGCGGGCATCGGCGGCGACCAGGTGCAGTACGTGATCATGGGCCAGGTGCTCCAGGCCGGGGCAGGGCAGATCCCGGCACGCCAGGCCGCCGTCAAGGCGGGCATCCCCATGAGCGTCCCGGCCCTCACCATCAACAAGGTGTGCCTCTCGGGCCTCGACGCCATCGCCCTCGCGGACCAGCTGATCCGCGCCGGCGAGTTCGACGTCGTCGTCGCGGGCGGCCAGGAATCCATGACGAACGCCCCGCACCTGCTCCCGAAGTCCCGCGAGGGATACAAGTACGGCGCCGTCGAGATGCTCGACGCCATGGCGTACGACGGGCTGACCGACGCCTTCGAGAACATCGCGATGGGCGAGTCCACCGAGAAGCACAACACCCGCCTCGGCATCCAGCGCCCCGAGCAGGACGAGATCGCCGCCCTGTCCCACCAGCGCGCCGCGGCCGCCCAGAAGAACGGCATCTTCGAGGCCGAGATCACCCCCGTGGAGATCCCGCAGCGCAAGGGCGAGCCCGTCGTCTTCAGCAAGGACGAGGGCATCCGCGCCGAGACCACCGCCGAGTCCCTCGGCCGGCTGCGTCCCGCCTTCACCAAGGACGGCACCATCACCGCCGGCAGCGCCTCCCAGATCTCGGACGGCGCCGCCGCCGTGGTCGTGATGAGCAAGGCCAAGGCGCTGGAGCTGGGCCTGGAGTGGATCGCCGAGATCGGCGCCCACGGCAACGTGGCGGGCCCGGACAACTCCCTCCAGTCGCAGCCCTCGAACGCGATCCTGCACGCCCTGAAGAAGGAGGGCCTGGAGGCCGGTGACCTCGATCTGATCGAGATCAACGAAGCGTTCGCGGCGGTCGCGGTGCAGTCGATGAAGGACCTCGGGGTCACCACCGACAAGGTGAACGTGAACGGCGGCGCCATCGCCCTCGGCCACCCGATCGGCATGTCCGGCGCCCGTCTCGTCCTGCACCTCGCCCTCGAACTGAAGCGGCGCGGCGGCGGCGTCGGCGCGGCCGCCCTGTGCGGAGGCGGCGGTCAGGGTGACGCGCTGATCGTGCGGGTAGCCAAGGCCTGA
- a CDS encoding ABC transporter ATP-binding protein gives MIELEGLTKRYGDKVAVNNLTFAVRPGIVTGFLGPNGAGKSTTMRMMLGLDRPTSGDVRVDGQHYDRLKDPLKYIGALLDAKAMHGGRSAFNHLLCLAQSNGIPTARVHEVLDTVGLTGVAKKKAKGFSLGMGQRLGIAGALLGDPRILMFDEPVNGLDPEGIHWIRNLMKSLATQGRTVFVSSHLMSEMALTADHLVVIGQGRLLADTSMADFIRQNSRSFVRIRTPQRERLLDVLHGAGVTVVETGGGPLEVDGGDSEQIGELAARHQITLHELSPQQASLEEAFMQLTAESVEYHAHSDAPGPQHPLGPPGGFGAGDPQDPRGVPAPPPGPQTSPTPPPAPQWGSDWKKG, from the coding sequence ATGATCGAGCTCGAGGGGCTGACCAAGCGGTACGGCGACAAGGTGGCGGTGAACAACCTGACCTTCGCCGTGAGACCGGGCATCGTGACCGGCTTCCTCGGCCCGAACGGTGCGGGCAAGTCCACGACGATGCGGATGATGCTGGGGCTCGACCGGCCCACCTCGGGCGACGTACGGGTCGACGGGCAGCACTACGACCGGTTGAAGGACCCCCTGAAGTACATCGGGGCGCTGCTCGACGCGAAGGCCATGCACGGCGGCCGCAGTGCCTTCAACCACCTGCTCTGTCTCGCTCAGAGCAACGGCATCCCGACGGCCCGGGTCCACGAGGTCCTCGACACCGTCGGTCTCACCGGGGTCGCGAAGAAGAAGGCGAAGGGGTTCTCGCTGGGCATGGGCCAGCGGCTCGGCATCGCGGGCGCGCTCCTCGGCGATCCGCGGATCCTGATGTTCGACGAGCCGGTCAACGGTCTCGACCCCGAGGGCATCCACTGGATCCGCAACCTGATGAAGTCCCTCGCCACCCAGGGCCGTACGGTCTTCGTCTCCTCCCACCTGATGAGCGAGATGGCGCTGACCGCGGACCACCTCGTCGTCATCGGGCAGGGCAGGCTCCTCGCCGACACCTCGATGGCCGACTTCATCCGGCAGAACTCGCGTTCCTTCGTACGGATCCGCACCCCGCAGCGGGAGCGGCTGCTCGACGTGCTGCACGGCGCGGGCGTCACCGTCGTCGAGACCGGCGGCGGTCCCCTCGAAGTGGACGGCGGGGACTCGGAGCAGATCGGCGAGCTGGCCGCCCGGCACCAGATCACGCTGCACGAACTGAGCCCGCAGCAGGCGTCTCTGGAGGAGGCGTTCATGCAGCTGACGGCGGAGTCGGTGGAGTACCACGCGCACTCCGACGCTCCCGGACCGCAGCACCCGCTCGGGCCGCCCGGCGGATTCGGGGCGGGGGACCCGCAGGACCC